A stretch of Pseudomonas taetrolens DNA encodes these proteins:
- the cheB gene encoding chemotaxis response regulator protein-glutamate methylesterase, with the protein MKIAIVNDMPMAVEALRRALAFEPAHEVVWVASNGEEAVRQCAELTPDLILMDLIMPVMDGVEATRRIMAESPCAIVIVTVDREQNVHRVFEAMGFGALDVVDTPALGAGNAREAAAPLLRKILNIGWLMGQGDKRVQSVMGSPRLQGLRKRLVVIGSSAGGPAALEVLLKGLPREFSAAIVLVQHVDQVFAAGMAEWLSSSCGLNVRLARDGETPQAGTVLLAGTNHHIRLLKNGTLAYTAEPVDEIYRPSIDVFFESVARYWNGDAVGVLLTGMGRDGAQGLKLMRQQGFLTIAQDQFSSSVFGMPKAAAAIDAAVEIRPLDKIAPRLLEVFVK; encoded by the coding sequence ATGAAAATCGCGATCGTCAACGATATGCCCATGGCGGTTGAAGCCTTGCGTCGGGCGCTCGCCTTTGAGCCTGCCCATGAAGTGGTCTGGGTTGCCAGCAATGGCGAAGAGGCGGTTCGGCAATGCGCCGAACTGACACCGGACCTGATTTTGATGGACTTGATCATGCCCGTCATGGATGGCGTCGAAGCCACGCGCCGGATCATGGCCGAAAGCCCGTGTGCCATCGTGATTGTCACGGTTGATCGCGAGCAAAACGTCCATCGCGTATTTGAAGCCATGGGCTTCGGTGCGCTGGATGTGGTCGATACCCCCGCGCTGGGTGCCGGCAATGCCAGGGAGGCGGCTGCCCCGCTATTGCGCAAGATTCTCAACATTGGGTGGTTGATGGGGCAGGGGGACAAGCGGGTTCAGTCGGTGATGGGGTCGCCACGTCTGCAGGGGTTAAGAAAAAGGTTGGTGGTTATCGGTTCTTCGGCGGGCGGTCCGGCCGCTCTCGAAGTATTGCTCAAGGGATTGCCCCGTGAGTTCAGCGCGGCCATTGTGTTGGTTCAGCACGTCGACCAGGTGTTTGCTGCCGGCATGGCTGAATGGTTAAGCAGCTCGTGCGGGCTGAATGTGCGTTTGGCGCGGGACGGTGAAACCCCGCAGGCCGGAACGGTGCTCCTGGCCGGTACCAACCATCACATCCGCTTATTGAAAAACGGCACGCTGGCTTACACCGCCGAGCCTGTGGACGAGATTTATCGACCTTCAATAGATGTGTTTTTTGAGAGCGTTGCCAGGTACTGGAATGGCGATGCGGTGGGGGTATTGTTGACCGGCATGGGCCGTGACGGGGCTCAAGGCCTCAAACTCATGCGCCAGCAAGGTTTTCTGACTATCGCTCAGGATCAGTTCAGCAGCTCGGTATTTGGCATGCCCAAAGCGGCAGCCGCTATTGATGCAGCGGTTGAAATCCGCCCCTTGGACAAGATCGCGCCACGCTTGCTGGAGGTATTCGTCAAATGA
- a CDS encoding DUF4398 domain-containing protein, with product MELKTMMTRTVKTTSPRLRGLKLAALALGTSFVLAGCAGNPPSEQYAVTQSAVNNAVSAGGTEFAPVEMKSAQDKLKQAELAMHDKKYDEARRLSEQAEWDARLAERKAQAAKAQKAVEDAQKAVQELRQEGMRSVK from the coding sequence ATGGAGTTGAAAACCATGATGACCCGTACTGTCAAAACCACCTCACCTCGCCTGCGCGGGCTAAAACTGGCTGCGCTGGCACTCGGTACCAGCTTCGTTTTGGCCGGCTGTGCTGGCAACCCACCTTCGGAGCAGTACGCGGTTACTCAATCGGCAGTGAATAACGCCGTGAGCGCTGGCGGCACTGAATTCGCCCCTGTTGAAATGAAGTCGGCTCAAGACAAGCTGAAACAAGCGGAACTGGCCATGCACGACAAAAAGTACGACGAAGCCCGTCGTCTGTCCGAGCAAGCCGAGTGGGACGCCCGTTTGGCAGAACGCAAAGCCCAGGCTGCCAAGGCCCAAAAGGCTGTTGAGGATGCGCAGAAAGCCGTACAGGAATTGCGTCAGGAAGGCATGCGTAGCGTGAAATAA
- the prfB gene encoding peptide chain release factor 2 (programmed frameshift), whose protein sequence is MEINPILNSIKDLSERSETIRGYLDYDQKHERLTEVNRELEDPSVWNNPSYAQELGRERSLLAQIVETLDEMHTGLADAKDLLLMSAEEEDQAAVDDVAAEVERLREALEKLEFRRMFSGEMDANNAYLDIQAGSGGTEAQDWANILLRMYLRWADKRGFDATIMELSAGEVAGIKGATVHIKGEYAFGWLRTEIGVHRLVRKSPYDSGNRRHTSFSAVFVSPEIDDNIEIDINPSDLRIDTYRSSGAGGQHVNTTDSAVRITHVPTNTVVSCQNERSQHANKDTAMKMLRARLYEQEVQKRNAASQALEDTKSDIGWGHQIRSYVLDASRIKDLRTNIERSDCDKVLDGDIDEYLVASLKQGL, encoded by the exons ATGGAAATCAACCCGATCCTTAATAGCATCAAGGACCTGTCAGAGCGCTCCGAAACCATTCGGGGGTATCTT GACTACGATCAAAAGCATGAGCGTCTGACTGAAGTCAATCGCGAGCTTGAAGATCCGAGTGTCTGGAACAACCCTTCCTATGCCCAGGAGCTGGGGCGCGAGCGCTCCCTGCTGGCGCAGATCGTCGAAACCCTGGATGAGATGCACACAGGCCTGGCCGATGCCAAGGACCTGCTGCTGATGTCTGCCGAGGAAGAAGACCAGGCTGCCGTGGATGACGTGGCGGCTGAAGTCGAGCGTCTGCGCGAAGCCCTTGAAAAACTCGAGTTCCGCCGCATGTTCAGCGGTGAGATGGACGCCAACAACGCTTACCTGGACATTCAGGCAGGCTCCGGCGGTACCGAAGCGCAAGACTGGGCCAATATCCTGTTGCGGATGTATTTGCGCTGGGCCGACAAGCGCGGCTTCGATGCCACCATCATGGAACTGTCTGCCGGTGAAGTGGCCGGGATCAAAGGCGCGACCGTGCACATCAAAGGCGAATACGCATTTGGCTGGTTACGCACCGAGATTGGCGTCCATCGTCTGGTACGTAAAAGCCCTTACGATTCGGGCAACCGTCGTCATACTTCGTTCTCGGCAGTCTTCGTTTCGCCAGAGATCGACGACAACATCGAGATCGACATCAACCCGTCAGACCTGCGGATCGATACCTATCGTTCCTCCGGTGCGGGTGGTCAGCACGTAAACACCACCGACTCGGCCGTGCGTATCACTCACGTACCGACCAACACCGTGGTGAGCTGCCAGAACGAACGTTCGCAGCACGCGAACAAAGACACCGCGATGAAAATGCTGCGGGCGCGTCTTTACGAGCAGGAAGTGCAGAAGCGCAATGCTGCCTCCCAGGCCCTGGAAGACACCAAGTCGGACATCGGCTGGGGACACCAGATCCGCTCGTACGTACTCGACGCTTCGCGTATCAAGGATTTGCGTACCAACATCGAGCGCAGCGATTGCGACAAAGTGCTCGACGGCGATATCGACGAATACCTGGTAGCCAGCCTGAAGCAAGGGCTGTAA
- the lysS gene encoding lysine--tRNA ligase, with protein MSDQQPDPQDLQQEENALIALRKEKLAAERAKGNAFPNDFRRDNYCADLQKQYADKTKEELAEAAIPVKVAGRIMLNRGSFMVIQDMTGRIQVYVNRKTLPEETLAAVKTWDLGDIIAAEGTLARSGKGDLYVEMTNVRLLTKSLRPLPDKHHGLTDTEQRYRQRYVDLIVNEEVRHTFRVRSQVIAHIRNFLMQRDFLEVETPMLQTIPGGAAAKPFETHHNALDMEMFLRIAPELYLKRLVVGGFEKVFEINRNFRNEGVSTRHNPEFTMLEFYQAYADYEDNMDLTEELFRELAQLVLGSTDVPYGDKVFHFGEPFVRLSVFDSILKYNPELTAADLQDIDKARAIAKKAGAKVLGFEGLGKLQVMIFEELVEHKLEQPHFITEYPFEVSPLARRNDENPNVTDRFELFIGGREIANAYSELNDAEDQAERFMAQVADKDAGDDEAMHYDADFVRALEYGMPPTAGEGIGIDRLVMLLTDSPSIRDVILFPHMRPEA; from the coding sequence ATGAGCGACCAACAACCCGACCCGCAAGACCTGCAACAGGAAGAAAACGCCCTGATCGCACTGCGCAAGGAAAAACTTGCAGCCGAGCGCGCCAAGGGTAATGCCTTCCCGAATGATTTCCGTCGCGATAACTACTGCGCGGATCTGCAGAAGCAGTATGCCGACAAGACCAAGGAAGAGCTGGCTGAAGCCGCAATTCCGGTCAAGGTTGCGGGTCGCATCATGCTTAACCGTGGCTCGTTCATGGTGATTCAGGACATGACCGGTCGCATCCAGGTCTACGTCAACCGCAAAACCCTGCCGGAAGAAACCCTGGCTGCCGTGAAAACCTGGGACCTGGGCGACATCATTGCCGCCGAAGGCACCCTGGCCCGTTCCGGCAAAGGCGACCTGTACGTTGAAATGACCAACGTGCGACTGCTGACCAAATCCCTGCGTCCGCTACCGGACAAGCACCACGGCCTGACCGACACCGAGCAGCGCTATCGCCAGCGTTACGTTGACCTGATCGTTAACGAAGAAGTGCGCCACACTTTCCGTGTGCGTTCGCAAGTGATCGCCCACATCCGCAACTTCCTGATGCAGCGCGACTTCCTGGAAGTTGAAACACCGATGCTGCAAACCATTCCGGGCGGTGCTGCGGCCAAGCCGTTTGAAACTCACCACAATGCGCTGGACATGGAAATGTTCTTGCGTATCGCACCTGAGTTGTACCTCAAGCGTCTGGTGGTCGGTGGTTTCGAAAAGGTGTTCGAGATCAACCGCAACTTCCGTAACGAAGGCGTTTCGACTCGTCACAACCCAGAATTCACCATGCTTGAGTTCTACCAGGCGTACGCCGACTACGAAGACAACATGGACCTGACCGAGGAGCTGTTCCGTGAACTGGCTCAGTTGGTTCTGGGGTCTACCGACGTGCCGTACGGCGACAAGGTATTCCACTTTGGCGAACCGTTCGTGCGTCTGTCGGTGTTTGACTCGATCCTCAAGTACAACCCGGAACTGACCGCTGCCGATCTGCAGGACATCGACAAGGCTCGTGCCATCGCCAAGAAAGCCGGCGCCAAGGTGCTGGGCTTCGAAGGTCTGGGCAAGCTGCAGGTGATGATTTTTGAAGAACTGGTCGAGCACAAGCTGGAACAGCCGCACTTCATTACCGAGTACCCGTTCGAAGTATCGCCACTGGCCCGTCGTAACGACGAGAACCCTAACGTCACCGACCGCTTCGAGCTGTTCATCGGTGGTCGTGAGATCGCCAATGCCTACTCCGAGCTCAATGATGCCGAAGATCAGGCCGAGCGTTTCATGGCTCAGGTTGCCGATAAGGATGCGGGCGATGATGAAGCCATGCACTACGACGCTGACTTCGTCCGTGCACTGGAATACGGCATGCCGCCGACTGCCGGTGAAGGTATCGGTATCGATCGCCTGGTGATGTTGCTGACCGACTCACCGTCGATTCGCGATGTGATCCTGTTCCCGCACATGCGCCCTGAAGCGTAA
- a CDS encoding response regulator, with product MNKLQLDDVKTDENAAMVLLVDDQAMIGEAVRRGLALEQNIDFHFCADPHEAIAQAIRIKPTVILQDLVMPGLDGLTLVREYRNHPATHDIPIIVLSTKEDPLIKSAAFSAGANDYLVKLPDNIELVARIRYHSRSYMTLLQRDAAYRALRVSQQQLLDTNLVLQRLMNSDGLTGLSNRRHFDEYLELEWRRAIREQTQLSLLMIDVDYFKSYNDSFGHLDGDEALRKVAAAIRDACSRPSDLPARYGGEEFAIVLPNTSQGGARLVAEKLRQAVEVLKIPHISPTAGNRLTISIGLATLVPQQSSNCRELILAADKGLYLAKNNGRNQVGVE from the coding sequence ATGAACAAGTTGCAGTTGGACGACGTTAAAACTGACGAAAACGCCGCCATGGTGTTGCTGGTAGATGATCAGGCCATGATCGGTGAAGCCGTGCGTCGCGGGTTGGCGCTTGAGCAGAACATCGATTTTCATTTTTGTGCCGATCCCCACGAAGCAATTGCCCAGGCTATTCGGATCAAGCCGACGGTGATCCTGCAAGACCTGGTCATGCCGGGGCTTGACGGCCTGACGTTGGTGCGTGAATACCGCAATCACCCGGCTACCCACGATATTCCTATCATCGTGCTCTCCACCAAAGAGGATCCGTTGATCAAAAGTGCGGCCTTTTCGGCAGGTGCCAACGATTATCTGGTGAAGCTGCCGGATAACATCGAGCTGGTGGCACGCATCCGCTATCACTCGCGTTCATACATGACGCTGTTGCAGCGTGACGCGGCATACCGCGCGTTGCGTGTCAGCCAGCAGCAGTTGCTGGACACCAATCTGGTGCTGCAACGGCTGATGAACTCCGACGGCCTGACTGGTCTCTCCAACCGTCGTCACTTCGATGAGTACCTGGAGCTGGAATGGCGGCGTGCCATACGTGAGCAAACCCAGCTGTCGCTGCTGATGATCGATGTCGATTATTTCAAGTCATACAACGACAGCTTTGGTCATCTCGACGGAGACGAGGCGCTGCGCAAGGTGGCAGCGGCCATTCGCGATGCCTGTAGCCGGCCTTCAGATTTGCCGGCCCGTTACGGGGGTGAAGAGTTTGCCATTGTCCTGCCCAATACTTCCCAGGGGGGAGCCCGGCTGGTGGCAGAAAAACTTCGCCAGGCTGTCGAGGTCCTGAAAATCCCCCACATCTCACCGACTGCCGGAAACCGCCTGACCATCAGCATCGGCCTGGCCACCCTGGTCCCGCAACAAAGCAGTAATTGTCGCGAATTGATCCTGGCGGCCGACAAGGGGCTGTACCTGGCCAAAAACAACGGGCGCAACCAGGTGGGAGTTGAGTAA
- a CDS encoding OmpA family protein has protein sequence MRNQVLIPALLALSVGLAACSSTPNPNLENAKTNFSALQSNPEATKVAALETKDASEWLDKAEKAYLNKEDESKVDQLAYLTNQRVEVAKQTIALRTAEANLKNSAASRAQALLDARDAQIKQLQGMNAKQTERGTLVTFGDVLFQFGRSDLQPNGMRNINTLADYLVQNPDRKVIVEGYTDSVGSASFNQTLSERRAASVRNALVRKGVDPTRIVVQGYGKEYPVASNATDSGRAQNRRVEVTISNDNQPVAPRSSMQ, from the coding sequence ATGCGCAACCAAGTACTGATCCCTGCCCTGTTGGCTCTGAGCGTTGGCCTGGCGGCTTGCTCATCGACGCCGAACCCTAACCTGGAAAATGCCAAGACCAATTTCTCGGCTCTGCAGAGCAACCCGGAAGCCACCAAGGTGGCTGCACTGGAAACCAAGGACGCCAGTGAATGGCTGGATAAAGCTGAAAAGGCTTACCTGAATAAAGAAGATGAATCCAAAGTTGATCAGTTAGCTTATCTGACCAACCAGCGTGTTGAAGTGGCCAAGCAAACCATTGCTTTGCGCACTGCTGAAGCCAATCTGAAGAACTCGGCAGCGTCCCGTGCCCAGGCATTGCTCGATGCACGCGACGCCCAGATCAAGCAACTGCAAGGCATGAACGCCAAGCAGACCGAACGCGGCACACTGGTAACATTCGGCGATGTGCTGTTCCAGTTCGGCCGCTCCGACCTGCAACCCAACGGCATGCGCAACATCAACACCCTGGCTGATTACCTGGTCCAGAACCCTGACCGCAAGGTGATCGTTGAGGGTTACACCGACAGCGTCGGCTCAGCTTCATTCAACCAGACGCTGTCTGAGCGTCGTGCGGCATCAGTGCGTAATGCACTGGTTCGCAAAGGCGTCGACCCTACCCGTATCGTGGTTCAGGGTTATGGCAAGGAATACCCGGTTGCCAGCAACGCCACCGACTCGGGCCGCGCCCAAAACCGTCGCGTTGAGGTGACCATCTCCAACGACAACCAACCTGTAGCACCGCGCTCATCGATGCAGTAA
- a CDS encoding TetR/AcrR family transcriptional regulator: MNRSRAQEGAAGVAAAVAESVQYQGRKASRHGSEQRRQQILDAAMRIVVRDGIRGVRHRAVAAEAAVPLSATTYYFKDIDDLLNDTFAQYVERSAAFMAKLWLNTEGKLRELVAYGDGSAGSRGLLADEIAHMAADYVQHQLLTRREHLMAEQAFHQAALHNPRLAVLVRSHEQILWQGACQIFQVLGSKQPQQDANVLTAIIGRMEYQGLLNGAQSVADDDRLGILTRYMHLVLAAL; this comes from the coding sequence GTGAACCGGTCCAGAGCTCAGGAGGGGGCGGCAGGTGTCGCCGCGGCGGTGGCTGAAAGTGTTCAGTATCAGGGGCGCAAGGCCAGTCGGCATGGCAGCGAACAGCGCCGCCAGCAGATTCTCGATGCGGCGATGCGTATCGTGGTGCGGGACGGGATACGCGGTGTCCGTCACCGTGCAGTGGCGGCCGAAGCCGCGGTGCCGTTGTCGGCAACCACCTATTACTTCAAAGACATCGATGACCTGCTCAATGACACGTTTGCCCAGTACGTCGAACGCAGCGCCGCGTTCATGGCCAAGTTATGGCTCAATACCGAGGGCAAGCTGCGAGAGCTGGTGGCCTATGGTGATGGCAGTGCTGGATCGCGCGGACTGCTGGCCGATGAAATCGCGCATATGGCCGCGGACTATGTGCAACATCAGTTGCTCACGCGCCGTGAACACCTGATGGCTGAGCAGGCTTTCCATCAGGCGGCGCTGCATAATCCGCGGCTGGCTGTATTAGTCCGTTCCCATGAGCAAATTTTATGGCAGGGTGCGTGTCAGATATTTCAGGTGCTGGGTTCCAAACAACCGCAGCAGGATGCCAATGTCTTGACGGCGATAATCGGTCGGATGGAATATCAGGGCTTACTTAATGGCGCGCAATCGGTGGCGGATGACGACCGGCTGGGTATTCTTACGCGCTACATGCACTTGGTGCTGGCCGCTCTATAA
- a CDS encoding flavohemoglobin expression-modulating QEGLA motif protein, which produces MLSDRIVQAQTPIRVLDAVKWDDSIRQGFLKAKGKEMPAVTRDYYLGRPLAFDSGAVKLEFQNIERDITRQLGQFNPVGQIMRRMCKEYRMVVRMLEARGTEDFGLISQELYGAASDAFHAGDPTLADLGLMMSDYLDNIDGRGDLKDEAKTLTAKDAVSLLQSRLNKVFGEAEETIRVFESDGIVADAAAGADYIKIRTDAMFNHRDVRALEVHEGLVHVGTTLNGQNQPICTFLSKGPPSSTVTQEGLAILMEIITFASYPSRLRKLTNRTRAIHMVEEGADFMQVYEFFREQGFEMPESYGNASRVFRGSVPNGLPFTKDLSYLKGFIMVYNYIQLAVRKGKLEQVPLLFCGKTTLEDMRTLRQLVDEGLVVAPKYLPEQFRDMNALAAWMCFSNFLNHLSLDRIEADYSNIL; this is translated from the coding sequence ATGTTGTCAGACCGTATCGTGCAGGCCCAGACACCGATCCGCGTGCTGGATGCGGTGAAATGGGATGACAGCATCCGGCAGGGCTTTCTCAAGGCCAAGGGCAAGGAAATGCCTGCGGTTACACGTGATTACTATCTGGGGCGTCCGCTGGCCTTTGATTCGGGTGCGGTGAAGCTGGAGTTCCAGAACATCGAGCGTGATATCACGCGTCAACTGGGCCAGTTCAACCCGGTCGGGCAGATCATGCGCCGCATGTGCAAAGAATACCGGATGGTGGTGCGCATGCTGGAAGCGCGTGGCACCGAAGATTTCGGGCTGATCTCCCAGGAACTGTATGGTGCGGCATCGGATGCCTTCCATGCGGGTGATCCGACGCTGGCCGATCTGGGGCTGATGATGTCCGATTACCTGGACAATATCGACGGGCGTGGCGATCTCAAGGACGAAGCCAAGACCCTGACCGCCAAAGATGCGGTCAGCTTGCTGCAAAGCCGCTTGAACAAGGTATTTGGCGAGGCCGAAGAAACCATCAGGGTGTTCGAGTCGGACGGTATTGTCGCGGACGCGGCAGCGGGTGCCGACTACATCAAGATCCGCACCGATGCCATGTTCAACCATCGAGACGTGCGGGCGCTGGAAGTCCACGAGGGGCTGGTACACGTGGGCACGACGCTCAACGGGCAAAATCAGCCGATCTGTACCTTCCTGTCCAAGGGGCCGCCATCGTCGACCGTCACCCAGGAAGGCCTGGCGATTTTGATGGAGATCATCACCTTCGCGTCCTATCCGAGCCGCCTGCGCAAGTTGACCAATCGCACCCGTGCCATCCACATGGTGGAAGAGGGCGCGGATTTTATGCAGGTGTATGAGTTTTTCCGTGAGCAGGGCTTCGAGATGCCGGAAAGCTATGGCAACGCGAGCCGGGTTTTTCGTGGATCGGTGCCCAATGGCTTGCCGTTTACCAAAGACTTGTCCTATCTCAAGGGCTTCATCATGGTTTACAACTATATTCAGCTGGCCGTGCGCAAAGGCAAGCTGGAACAAGTGCCGTTGCTGTTCTGTGGCAAAACTACGCTGGAAGACATGCGTACCCTGCGCCAGCTGGTTGATGAAGGACTGGTTGTCGCGCCCAAATACCTGCCCGAGCAGTTCCGTGACATGAATGCCCTGGCCGCCTGGATGTGCTTCTCCAACTTCCTCAATCATTTGAGCCTGGACCGGATCGAAGCGGACTACTCGAACATTTTGTAA
- a CDS encoding alpha/beta hydrolase: MKILAALCLLLALGGCSSLLFYPEKGQPITPTAAGLEYRDVALTAADGTRLHGWWLPAKKGVPLKGTVLHLHGNGGNLAYHLGATAWLPEQGYQVLMFDYRGYGLSQGSPSLPGVYLDIAAAFDWLQDQPQVQGLPLIVLGQSLGGAVGVHYLSEHPAQKARLKAMVLDGVPASYREVGQFALSTSWLTWPLQVPLSWLVPDADSAVNAMPGMADVPMLVFHSLDDPIVPLSNGIRLYQAAPPPKVLQLTRGGHVQTFADPVWRQVMLRYLDDPEHFNGVRRLGEIANYPDGPNVTTHFNPDVEPENRP, encoded by the coding sequence ATGAAAATCCTGGCTGCACTCTGTCTGCTGCTGGCCCTTGGCGGATGCAGTTCGTTGCTGTTCTATCCCGAGAAAGGCCAGCCAATCACGCCGACGGCGGCGGGGCTGGAGTACCGTGATGTCGCATTGACGGCTGCCGACGGTACGCGCTTGCACGGCTGGTGGCTGCCGGCCAAAAAAGGCGTGCCGCTCAAAGGCACGGTGCTGCATCTGCATGGCAACGGTGGCAACCTGGCTTACCACTTGGGGGCGACTGCCTGGCTGCCTGAACAGGGGTACCAAGTGCTGATGTTCGATTACCGGGGCTATGGACTGTCGCAGGGCTCCCCGAGCCTGCCGGGCGTTTATCTGGATATTGCCGCTGCCTTTGACTGGTTGCAGGATCAACCGCAGGTCCAGGGCCTGCCGCTGATTGTGCTGGGGCAAAGTCTGGGAGGAGCCGTGGGGGTTCATTACTTGAGCGAACACCCGGCGCAAAAGGCGCGGCTCAAAGCCATGGTGCTCGACGGCGTTCCGGCAAGCTATCGCGAGGTGGGGCAATTTGCCTTGAGCACGTCCTGGCTGACCTGGCCGTTGCAGGTACCGTTGTCCTGGCTGGTACCCGATGCCGACAGTGCGGTTAATGCGATGCCCGGTATGGCCGATGTGCCGATGCTGGTGTTCCACAGCCTGGACGACCCGATTGTGCCGCTGTCCAATGGCATCCGCCTGTACCAGGCAGCGCCGCCGCCCAAAGTGCTGCAACTGACGCGCGGTGGGCACGTCCAGACATTTGCCGACCCTGTCTGGCGCCAGGTGATGCTGCGTTACCTGGATGACCCGGAACATTTCAACGGCGTGCGACGCCTGGGCGAGATCGCCAACTACCCTGACGGCCCGAATGTCACGACCCACTTTAATCCTGATGTTGAACCCGAGAACCGACCATGA